In Paenibacillus sp. FSL M7-0420, a single genomic region encodes these proteins:
- a CDS encoding ABC transporter ATP-binding protein, which translates to MAFVTVKGEYKRYKMGETLIVANDGIEFEIEKGEFAVIVGPSGAGKSTVLNILGGMDSADEGQVIVDGTDIARFSAKELTGYRRNDVGFVFQFYNLVPNLTTLENVELASQISPRALDARKVLEDVGLGARLNNFPAQLSGGEQQRVAIARALAKQPKLLLCDEPTGALDYNTGKQVLKLLQDTCRDTGTTVIVITHNLAIAPMADRVIEINNAKVRKMVKNEAPVSVEDIEW; encoded by the coding sequence ATGGCATTCGTAACGGTGAAGGGCGAGTATAAGCGCTATAAGATGGGGGAGACCCTGATTGTCGCCAATGACGGCATTGAGTTCGAGATTGAAAAGGGTGAATTTGCTGTAATTGTAGGGCCCAGCGGGGCGGGGAAGTCAACGGTGCTTAACATACTGGGCGGGATGGATTCCGCCGACGAAGGCCAGGTCATTGTGGACGGTACTGACATCGCACGTTTCAGCGCCAAGGAATTGACCGGCTACCGCCGTAATGACGTGGGTTTCGTATTTCAGTTCTATAATCTGGTCCCTAATCTGACCACTCTGGAGAATGTCGAGCTGGCCTCGCAGATCTCGCCCCGGGCACTGGATGCCCGGAAGGTACTGGAGGATGTGGGCCTTGGCGCGCGGCTGAATAACTTCCCGGCCCAGCTCTCAGGCGGGGAACAGCAGCGCGTGGCTATCGCCAGAGCGCTGGCGAAGCAGCCGAAGCTGCTGCTCTGTGATGAGCCGACCGGTGCGCTCGATTACAATACCGGCAAGCAGGTGCTTAAGCTGCTGCAGGATACCTGCCGCGACACCGGCACAACGGTGATTGTGATCACGCATAACCTGGCGATTGCTCCGATGGCCGACCGGGTCATTGAGATCAACAACGCCAAGGTACGGAAAATGGTGAAGAACGAAGCACCGGTATCCGTGGAAGATATCGAATGGTAA
- a CDS encoding GH36-type glycosyl hydrolase domain-containing protein → MIRASEDNEYYELSSPTILPKASGFLWNEQMMIHMNCRGYAVAQFMQPEPAKYSYAPNLEAKTFMQPEQPYYAHHPGRFVYVKDEENGELFSAPYEPVRTPPDHYTFAVGKHNIVWTIEKNGIAIEMTLTLPKDDPMELWRVKVTNLSAAPRKISIYPYFTIGYMSWMNQSGEYKEALQAIVATAVTPYQKYQDYAAIKHLKDKTFLLADHAPASWEVNQEAFEGEGGIGSPSALKGQRLAQGEARYETPVAALQYSLDLAAGEEREYRFIFGPARSEQEIVEIRRKLFLDTDAAGEDGFVRAEREYAQYIAEGRGGIEISTPDADLDNLVNHWLPRQMYYHGQTNRLTTDPQTRNYLQDNMGMSYLKPQTAREAFLTALSQQEASGAMPDGIILHEAAELKYINQVPHTDHCVWLPVCLSTYLDETDDYSILDEEVSYAGGLETGPVHEHIDRAVQWLLHERDERGLNYINQGDWCDPMNMVGYRGQGVSGWLTIATAYACVVWADICERSGRTDVAKTFRLAAEEMNALVNQYFWDGEWYARGITDDNVVFGISSDKEGRIFINPQGWALLSGAADEEKRAKLMKSVHEQLETPYGVEKLAPSYTAMREDVGRVTQKHPGTAENGAVYNHAAAFYIYGLYAVGEQDHAYRLLRKMLPGPDIEDIIRRGQLPVFIPNYYRGAYKQFPQTAGRSSHLFNTGTVPWVYRCLIDGLFGLQGCREGLQVKPQLPSGWKEATVKRSFRGAELQIEMKRESGVAAIEVYLDGSLVEDGVLKELKQGKQYQVLVKIPAGAATI, encoded by the coding sequence ATGATAAGAGCATCTGAAGATAACGAATATTATGAGCTGTCCAGTCCCACCATTCTCCCCAAGGCTTCGGGGTTCCTGTGGAATGAGCAGATGATGATTCATATGAACTGCCGGGGCTATGCGGTAGCCCAGTTCATGCAGCCCGAGCCTGCCAAGTACTCCTATGCGCCGAATCTGGAAGCCAAGACGTTCATGCAGCCGGAGCAGCCTTATTACGCCCACCACCCGGGACGCTTCGTCTATGTCAAAGATGAGGAGAACGGGGAGCTGTTCTCTGCCCCTTATGAGCCTGTCCGCACCCCTCCGGATCATTATACTTTTGCGGTAGGTAAGCATAATATTGTCTGGACCATTGAGAAGAACGGGATCGCCATTGAAATGACGCTAACCCTGCCTAAGGATGACCCTATGGAGCTGTGGCGGGTGAAGGTGACCAATCTGTCCGCCGCTCCCCGCAAGATCAGCATCTACCCCTACTTCACTATCGGCTACATGTCATGGATGAATCAGTCCGGCGAGTATAAGGAAGCCTTGCAGGCAATTGTGGCTACAGCGGTCACACCTTATCAGAAATATCAGGATTATGCCGCAATCAAGCATCTGAAGGACAAAACCTTCCTGCTGGCCGACCATGCCCCGGCCTCCTGGGAAGTGAATCAGGAAGCCTTCGAGGGCGAAGGCGGAATCGGCTCGCCGTCAGCGCTTAAGGGCCAGCGGCTGGCGCAAGGCGAAGCCCGTTATGAGACCCCGGTTGCCGCCTTGCAATACAGTCTGGACCTGGCTGCAGGGGAAGAGCGTGAATACCGCTTCATCTTCGGCCCGGCCCGGAGTGAGCAGGAGATTGTGGAGATCCGCCGGAAGCTGTTCCTGGATACTGATGCGGCAGGCGAGGACGGATTCGTGCGCGCCGAGCGGGAATATGCGCAGTACATTGCGGAAGGCAGAGGGGGCATTGAGATTTCCACGCCGGATGCGGATCTCGACAATCTGGTCAACCACTGGCTGCCCCGGCAGATGTACTATCACGGGCAGACCAACCGCCTGACCACCGACCCGCAGACCCGGAATTATCTGCAGGATAATATGGGGATGAGCTATCTTAAGCCGCAGACGGCAAGAGAGGCGTTCCTGACGGCCTTAAGCCAGCAGGAGGCCAGCGGAGCGATGCCGGACGGGATTATTTTGCATGAAGCGGCTGAACTGAAATATATCAATCAGGTTCCGCATACAGACCATTGTGTCTGGCTGCCGGTTTGCCTCAGTACCTATCTGGATGAGACCGATGATTACAGCATTCTGGATGAGGAAGTATCGTATGCGGGCGGCCTGGAGACAGGACCTGTGCATGAGCATATCGACCGGGCGGTGCAGTGGCTGCTCCATGAGCGGGATGAGCGCGGCCTGAATTATATCAATCAGGGTGACTGGTGTGACCCGATGAATATGGTAGGGTACCGGGGGCAAGGCGTGTCCGGCTGGCTGACCATCGCTACCGCGTATGCATGTGTGGTCTGGGCGGATATTTGTGAGCGGAGCGGCCGTACGGATGTCGCCAAGACCTTCCGCCTTGCAGCGGAGGAGATGAATGCGCTCGTCAATCAGTACTTCTGGGATGGCGAGTGGTATGCGCGGGGAATTACCGATGACAATGTGGTGTTCGGTATCAGCAGTGACAAGGAAGGCAGGATCTTCATTAATCCCCAGGGCTGGGCGCTGCTCAGCGGTGCGGCGGATGAGGAGAAGCGGGCGAAGCTGATGAAGTCGGTCCACGAACAGCTGGAGACCCCTTATGGAGTGGAAAAGCTGGCACCGTCCTATACCGCCATGCGCGAGGATGTCGGCCGGGTCACCCAGAAGCATCCGGGGACAGCCGAGAACGGCGCAGTCTATAACCATGCCGCAGCGTTCTATATCTATGGCTTGTATGCAGTAGGTGAGCAGGACCACGCGTACCGTCTGCTGCGCAAAATGCTCCCCGGGCCCGATATCGAGGATATCATCCGGCGGGGCCAACTGCCGGTGTTCATCCCTAACTATTACCGGGGGGCTTATAAGCAGTTCCCGCAGACTGCCGGACGCTCCAGCCATCTGTTCAACACCGGAACCGTTCCGTGGGTGTACCGCTGCCTGATTGATGGACTGTTCGGCCTGCAAGGCTGCCGGGAAGGACTGCAGGTGAAGCCGCAGCTTCCTTCCGGCTGGAAGGAAGCAACCGTGAAGCGCAGCTTCAGAGGCGCTGAGCTGCAGATTGAGATGAAGCGTGAGTCTGGCGTAGCGGCAATCGAAGTGTATCTGGACGGCAGCTTAGTGGAAGACGGTGTTCTGAAGGAACTGAAACAGGGTAAGCAGTATCAGGTGCTGGTTAAGATACCGGCTGGGGCTGCTACTATCTAA
- a CDS encoding SDR family oxidoreductase produces the protein MSNQYKIQDPVQQYEKATPEFEQQQPSPGLETKMHPRPDDGAGTYKGSGKLTGRKAVITGADSGIGRAVAIAFAREGADVVLAYLPEEEADAKEVVKLIEEAGRKAVALPGDLKDEKYCEQLIAKAVEELGGIDILANIAGKQQFVKDIADLTTEQFDATFKTNVYSLFWLCKAAVKHMKPGSTIINTSSIQAYEPSEILLDYATTKSAINTFSKAFAQQVAPKGIRVNVVAPGPVWTPLQVSGGQPEEVLKDFGAKTPLGRPGQPAEMAPAYVFLASQESSYVSGETLNANGGMPTP, from the coding sequence ATGAGTAATCAATATAAGATTCAAGATCCTGTGCAGCAATATGAAAAGGCGACACCTGAATTCGAGCAGCAGCAGCCCAGTCCGGGCTTAGAAACGAAAATGCACCCGCGTCCCGATGACGGAGCGGGCACCTACAAAGGCAGCGGGAAGCTCACCGGACGGAAGGCTGTTATTACGGGAGCGGACAGTGGAATCGGGCGGGCGGTAGCGATTGCTTTTGCCCGTGAAGGCGCCGATGTGGTGCTGGCCTATCTGCCGGAGGAAGAAGCTGACGCGAAGGAAGTGGTTAAGCTCATCGAGGAAGCCGGACGCAAGGCGGTGGCCCTGCCGGGTGATCTGAAGGACGAGAAGTACTGTGAGCAGCTGATTGCCAAGGCCGTAGAGGAGCTGGGCGGAATTGATATCCTGGCTAATATCGCCGGTAAGCAGCAATTCGTGAAAGACATCGCCGATTTGACCACTGAACAGTTCGATGCTACCTTCAAAACGAATGTCTACTCGCTCTTCTGGCTCTGCAAGGCAGCAGTGAAGCACATGAAGCCCGGCAGTACGATTATTAACACTTCATCCATTCAGGCTTATGAGCCTTCAGAGATTCTGCTGGATTATGCGACTACCAAAAGCGCGATCAATACCTTCAGCAAAGCGTTCGCCCAGCAGGTGGCGCCTAAGGGAATCCGGGTGAACGTGGTTGCCCCCGGACCGGTGTGGACTCCGCTTCAGGTAAGCGGCGGACAGCCGGAGGAAGTCCTGAAGGACTTCGGAGCTAAGACCCCGCTGGGACGCCCCGGCCAACCTGCCGAGATGGCTCCGGCCTATGTGTTCCTGGCCAGCCAGGAATCAAGCTATGTCAGCGGTGAGACCCTGAATGCCAACGGCGGAATGCCGACCCCATAA
- a CDS encoding FtsX-like permease family protein, with the protein MMKKRALWKDVFREIRRTKARFLSIFAIIMLGVSFFSGIKSAGPDMLDTAATYYKDLRLMDLRVQSTYGLSEQGIKQLRGIPGLQTVQPVYSSDVFLGDSGLIAKVYSYADNNELNGYKLTAGHLPAAPGEIVLDEHLREQEKFKLGDSITFGGEAGEKPEQSFRTKTYTVVGFAQSPQYIETANRGTSRIGKGTADAFAVIPEGDFTLPVYTEAYLSFKDTAAETAYTPVYDTLVERHLTETEEALKDYPAQRLEELKAEAVAAAKQAAVQQGAQQQPQQQQAASAAQSQPELPKVYVADRTINPGYAEYKDNADRLSAIASAFPVFFFLIAALVSLTTMTRMVEEQRLQIGTLKALGYGAMDIMTKFLVYGTLASLTASIAGLAVGFTFFPDLIYNAYSSLYNLPDVIKSFYPSYAVISIVVALICTTMTAMIASRVELRSNASVLMRPKAPKSGQRIMLERFKFLWTRLSFVQKVTARNLFRYKQRMFMTVIGVAGCTALILTGFGLKDSIGSIAERQFGGIMKYSALVALHDNATAADQASYKELIEQETAVTGTLNVLQEATTARAKGVNDQEVRIFVPSDTAELASFVNLKDRSTGKPRVLSDEGAVITEKLAKLYDVAPGGTLTLLDSNNEPFQIKVAAVTENYVLHYVYMTPAYYTKVFGKEPVYNTQLLNYSGKDKEWESAFGEKLTANGQVALVSFSSGVGEAFEGTMDSMDIVIVVLIVSAAALAFVVLYNLTNINVSERVRELSTIKVLGFYDKEVTLYIYRENILLTLLGILSGSALGVILHRFVLSTAELDATMFAPLIKWQSYIYAALLTILFSGIVMAFMHIKLKRIHMIEALKSVE; encoded by the coding sequence ATGATGAAGAAACGGGCATTATGGAAGGATGTTTTTCGGGAGATCCGCCGCACCAAGGCGAGGTTCCTCTCGATCTTTGCGATTATTATGCTGGGGGTCAGCTTCTTCTCCGGGATCAAGTCAGCCGGGCCGGATATGCTGGATACCGCCGCGACTTATTATAAGGATCTGCGGCTGATGGATCTGCGGGTCCAGTCCACTTACGGGCTGTCGGAGCAAGGGATTAAGCAGCTCCGGGGGATTCCCGGATTGCAGACGGTTCAGCCTGTATACAGCTCTGACGTATTTCTTGGCGACAGCGGGCTGATTGCCAAGGTCTATTCGTATGCGGACAATAATGAACTGAACGGCTACAAGCTTACCGCCGGGCATCTCCCGGCAGCCCCGGGAGAGATTGTGCTGGATGAACATCTGCGCGAACAGGAAAAATTCAAGCTCGGTGATTCCATTACCTTCGGCGGGGAGGCGGGGGAGAAGCCCGAACAGAGCTTCCGCACCAAGACCTATACCGTAGTAGGGTTCGCGCAGAGCCCGCAATATATTGAGACCGCGAACCGCGGAACCAGCCGGATCGGCAAAGGCACTGCCGATGCGTTCGCCGTCATCCCGGAAGGGGATTTCACACTTCCGGTGTATACGGAGGCCTATCTCAGCTTCAAGGATACGGCTGCGGAGACGGCCTATACTCCGGTCTACGATACGTTGGTTGAGCGCCACCTCACAGAGACAGAGGAAGCGCTGAAGGATTACCCGGCGCAGCGCCTGGAGGAGCTGAAGGCGGAGGCGGTAGCAGCGGCCAAGCAGGCGGCGGTTCAGCAGGGGGCGCAACAGCAGCCGCAACAACAACAGGCAGCATCCGCCGCACAGAGCCAGCCGGAGCTGCCCAAGGTATACGTGGCTGACCGCACGATTAACCCGGGATACGCCGAATACAAGGATAATGCGGACCGTCTGTCCGCGATTGCGTCGGCTTTTCCGGTATTCTTTTTCCTGATTGCCGCGCTTGTCAGCTTAACCACGATGACCCGCATGGTGGAGGAGCAGCGGCTCCAGATCGGGACGTTGAAGGCACTCGGATACGGCGCTATGGACATAATGACCAAGTTTCTGGTGTATGGAACACTGGCCAGCCTTACGGCATCCATTGCAGGCCTGGCAGTCGGCTTCACGTTCTTCCCGGATCTGATCTATAATGCCTATAGCTCGCTCTACAACCTGCCTGATGTGATCAAGAGCTTCTACCCTTCTTACGCCGTTATTTCCATAGTCGTGGCGCTGATCTGTACAACGATGACGGCGATGATCGCTTCACGGGTGGAGCTGCGGAGCAACGCGTCTGTGCTGATGCGGCCCAAGGCACCGAAGAGCGGGCAGCGGATTATGCTGGAGCGCTTCAAGTTCCTGTGGACCCGGCTCAGCTTCGTGCAAAAAGTGACAGCCCGCAACCTCTTCCGCTACAAGCAGCGGATGTTCATGACCGTTATCGGGGTGGCAGGCTGTACCGCGCTGATCCTCACCGGCTTTGGGCTGAAGGATTCCATCGGCAGCATCGCCGAGCGGCAGTTCGGCGGCATTATGAAATACAGCGCCCTGGTCGCCCTGCACGACAATGCAACGGCCGCAGATCAAGCTTCCTATAAGGAGCTGATTGAACAGGAGACTGCAGTTACAGGCACGCTGAATGTGCTGCAGGAGGCTACGACGGCCCGGGCCAAAGGCGTGAACGACCAGGAAGTGCGGATCTTTGTTCCCTCGGATACAGCTGAGCTGGCGTCTTTCGTTAATCTTAAGGACCGCAGCACCGGTAAGCCGCGTGTACTCAGTGACGAGGGCGCGGTCATTACAGAGAAGCTGGCCAAGCTGTATGATGTGGCACCCGGGGGGACGTTGACGCTTCTGGACAGCAACAATGAGCCATTCCAGATCAAGGTAGCGGCGGTCACCGAGAACTATGTGCTGCATTATGTGTACATGACTCCGGCTTACTACACAAAGGTGTTCGGCAAGGAGCCGGTCTATAATACTCAATTATTGAATTACAGCGGCAAGGATAAGGAGTGGGAGAGTGCCTTCGGGGAGAAGCTGACTGCGAATGGACAGGTGGCCTTGGTCAGCTTTTCCAGCGGAGTGGGAGAGGCTTTCGAGGGAACTATGGACAGTATGGATATCGTCATTGTGGTGCTGATTGTCTCTGCTGCCGCGCTGGCCTTCGTAGTTCTGTACAACCTGACCAATATTAACGTGTCCGAGCGGGTCCGCGAATTGTCTACGATTAAGGTGCTCGGCTTCTATGATAAGGAAGTCACTCTGTATATTTACCGGGAAAATATCCTGTTGACCCTGCTCGGCATCCTGTCCGGCAGTGCCCTGGGGGTGATCCTGCACCGGTTCGTCCTGTCAACTGCCGAGCTGGATGCCACCATGTTCGCTCCGCTCATCAAGTGGCAGAGCTACATCTATGCAGCCTTGCTGACCATACTATTCTCAGGCATCGTAATGGCATTCATGCACATCAAGCTCAAGCGGATTCATATGATTGAAGCGCTGAAGTCGGTAGAGTAG
- a CDS encoding peptide-binding protein, giving the protein MAKKRKWWSGLLVLSLVGVLFTGCSTNNTAGSSTSAPAATTAPAESTAPDATEAPSADVPVDGGTLVTSSFSDIVNINPLLVNDTASGDVAQFVFAKLYNLDREGNVQAEDWSLAAALPEISEDGLTYTVKLKDTAKWSDGQPVVADDVIYTVEMAKNKETGSPLISAFDKVKSVEKVDDHTVKITMSQVYAPFLYALVQEIVPAHVLKDVKPTEMQKNPYGTDPAKTVTSGPWKWTAWKQGESHTLDADPNYWGTVKPHIAQVIYKIYADQNTEVQAIMKGDTDHISAIPVTQVEAVKADGKIDIIQKPGAQYEYVNFNFDGKNFPDGYGLFQGQKTRQAIAHALNRQGMVDNILKGVGALMNAPFLPDTWADPGDAAVNYDYNAETAKKLLAEDGWVADAKDGILVKDGHRFSFELQYNAGNSRREQVAAVIQQNLKDVGIEVKPKAIDFAAWIDQNVTPGKYQALLLAWSLNTPDPDAESIFSSKYFPPAGQNSGWYKNEKLDKLWVDGYSTVDQAKRKEIYKEVGKEISTDLPYVFLYQYGQAIGTGPRVHWAEEDAPEPSLGYGQFFHAIKWWVTE; this is encoded by the coding sequence ATGGCGAAAAAGAGAAAATGGTGGTCAGGTTTACTAGTATTATCGTTGGTAGGGGTTCTATTTACAGGTTGCAGTACAAATAACACTGCGGGTTCTTCAACAAGTGCGCCTGCAGCCACTACAGCTCCGGCAGAGAGTACGGCGCCTGATGCTACGGAAGCACCTTCGGCTGACGTGCCTGTTGACGGCGGAACACTGGTTACAAGCTCATTCTCCGATATTGTTAATATTAATCCCCTCTTAGTTAATGACACCGCGTCTGGTGATGTGGCCCAGTTCGTCTTCGCCAAGCTGTACAATCTCGACCGTGAAGGCAATGTACAGGCAGAGGATTGGTCACTGGCTGCCGCACTGCCGGAGATTTCTGAAGATGGCTTGACCTATACTGTGAAGCTGAAGGATACCGCCAAATGGAGTGACGGCCAGCCCGTCGTCGCAGATGATGTAATCTACACCGTTGAAATGGCCAAGAATAAGGAGACAGGCTCTCCGCTGATCAGTGCCTTTGACAAGGTGAAGAGCGTTGAGAAGGTGGATGACCACACCGTCAAGATCACAATGTCCCAAGTCTATGCGCCGTTCCTGTATGCGCTGGTCCAGGAGATTGTTCCAGCCCATGTCCTGAAGGATGTGAAGCCGACCGAAATGCAGAAGAACCCCTATGGTACTGATCCGGCCAAGACCGTTACAAGCGGACCGTGGAAGTGGACAGCCTGGAAGCAAGGCGAGAGCCATACCCTGGATGCTGATCCGAACTACTGGGGAACCGTGAAGCCTCATATCGCTCAGGTGATCTACAAGATCTATGCTGACCAGAACACTGAGGTTCAGGCGATTATGAAGGGCGACACGGATCATATCAGCGCGATTCCGGTAACCCAGGTTGAAGCAGTTAAGGCTGACGGGAAAATCGATATCATCCAGAAGCCGGGCGCGCAGTACGAATATGTTAACTTCAACTTTGACGGCAAGAACTTCCCGGATGGCTACGGCCTGTTCCAGGGACAGAAGACCAGACAGGCGATTGCCCATGCCTTGAACCGACAAGGAATGGTGGATAATATCCTGAAGGGCGTAGGCGCGCTGATGAATGCGCCGTTCCTGCCGGATACCTGGGCTGACCCGGGTGATGCTGCTGTGAACTATGATTACAATGCCGAAACGGCCAAGAAGCTCCTGGCTGAAGACGGCTGGGTTGCGGATGCCAAGGACGGCATTCTGGTCAAAGACGGCCACCGCTTCTCCTTTGAGCTGCAGTATAATGCCGGCAACAGCCGCCGTGAACAGGTAGCCGCTGTTATCCAGCAGAACCTGAAGGATGTCGGCATTGAAGTGAAGCCTAAGGCGATCGACTTCGCTGCATGGATTGACCAGAACGTAACGCCGGGTAAATATCAGGCCCTGCTGCTGGCATGGTCCCTGAATACACCGGACCCGGATGCAGAGAGCATTTTCTCCTCCAAGTACTTCCCGCCTGCGGGACAGAACAGCGGCTGGTATAAGAACGAGAAGCTGGATAAGCTGTGGGTAGACGGATATTCCACGGTAGATCAGGCTAAGCGCAAAGAAATCTACAAAGAAGTAGGTAAGGAAATCTCAACCGACCTTCCTTATGTCTTCCTGTATCAGTATGGTCAGGCGATCGGAACAGGGCCTAGAGTGCACTGGGCAGAGGAGGACGCTCCAGAGCCGTCACTGGGCTACGGACAGTTCTTCCACGCTATCAAATGGTGGGTAACCGAGTAA
- a CDS encoding aldo/keto reductase has translation MTNHIPEVLLNDGMKVPAIGYGTAWIKGTKGVQSLKTALDMGYRLIDSAFNYENEGVVGEAVRQSGVARDQLFITSKLPGRHHKYDEALETVEESLYRAGLDYYDLYLIHWPNPKVNLYVEAWQALIDARAKGLIRSIGVSNFLPEHLDRLIKETGVVPAMNQIELHPFYQQAEQRAHHEKHGIITESWSPLGRGTELLKNEQLSAIAAVHDKSVSQIVLRWHVQLGAVPIPRSQSEEHQRENLDIFGFELSEAEMKVLSELPSTGPLWDQDPAVYEEF, from the coding sequence ATGACGAATCATATTCCGGAAGTACTGCTGAACGATGGAATGAAGGTGCCTGCGATTGGCTACGGAACGGCCTGGATCAAAGGCACGAAGGGCGTGCAGAGTCTGAAGACTGCTCTGGATATGGGGTATCGTCTGATTGATTCCGCATTCAACTATGAGAATGAGGGTGTTGTCGGGGAGGCGGTGCGGCAGAGCGGCGTGGCCAGAGACCAGCTGTTCATTACCTCGAAGCTGCCTGGACGCCATCACAAGTATGATGAAGCGCTCGAGACTGTTGAGGAATCGCTGTACCGGGCAGGGCTGGATTATTATGACCTGTATCTGATCCACTGGCCGAATCCCAAGGTGAACCTGTATGTGGAAGCATGGCAAGCACTGATTGATGCAAGGGCAAAAGGGCTGATCCGTTCTATCGGAGTCAGCAACTTCCTGCCGGAGCATCTGGACCGTCTGATCAAGGAGACGGGAGTGGTACCGGCTATGAACCAGATCGAGCTGCATCCCTTCTATCAACAGGCAGAGCAGCGTGCGCATCATGAGAAGCACGGAATCATCACAGAATCCTGGAGTCCGCTGGGACGCGGCACGGAGCTGCTGAAGAATGAACAGCTAAGTGCGATCGCCGCAGTCCATGACAAATCGGTCTCACAGATCGTTCTGCGCTGGCATGTGCAGCTGGGAGCGGTTCCGATTCCAAGATCGCAGTCGGAGGAGCATCAGCGGGAGAATCTGGATATTTTTGGCTTCGAGCTGTCAGAGGCTGAGATGAAGGTGCTTTCTGAGCTCCCGTCCACCGGACCGCTGTGGGACCAGGACCCGGCCGTGTACGAGGAGTTCTGA
- a CDS encoding ABC transporter permease, which yields MTEYLIRRVLQSVLVIFLITILTFLLIHAAPGGPTQVMLAPGLTPEIFEQQAKNLGLDQPIHIQYFHWIGDLLQGDLGYTFKNHIAISDLLWPRIGNTVILMGAAWLVSLLIAIPWGIYNSTKVYGLSDQTASFISYLGFAMPTFWFGILLQQWLSLKLDWFPLSDMHTRGKEGSIADLFMHLVLPVTVLALGFLASYMKYARASMLEVLDQDYIRTARAKGVKERKVVFRHALRNALIPIITILGLDLPILVGGAALTENVFNWPGMGRWFVEMATAREYSALMAVTIVTAVMVVIGNLLADILYVVVDPRVKLGKQGGKAA from the coding sequence ATGACAGAATATCTGATACGTCGAGTGCTTCAATCGGTACTGGTCATCTTTCTGATTACCATACTGACCTTTCTTCTCATCCATGCAGCTCCGGGCGGCCCTACGCAAGTGATGCTCGCGCCGGGCCTGACACCGGAAATCTTCGAGCAGCAGGCCAAGAACCTGGGTCTGGATCAGCCGATTCATATCCAGTATTTCCACTGGATCGGCGACCTGCTGCAAGGAGATCTGGGGTATACCTTCAAGAACCATATTGCCATCTCGGACCTGCTGTGGCCGCGTATCGGCAATACCGTAATCCTGATGGGCGCGGCTTGGCTGGTATCCCTGCTGATCGCTATCCCCTGGGGAATCTATAATAGTACCAAAGTCTATGGTTTATCGGATCAGACGGCTTCCTTCATTTCCTATCTGGGCTTCGCCATGCCGACCTTCTGGTTCGGGATTCTGCTGCAGCAGTGGCTGTCGCTCAAGCTGGACTGGTTCCCATTGTCGGATATGCATACAAGAGGCAAGGAAGGCAGTATAGCTGATTTATTCATGCATCTGGTGCTGCCGGTAACGGTGCTGGCGCTTGGGTTCCTGGCCTCTTATATGAAGTATGCGCGGGCCAGTATGCTGGAGGTGCTGGATCAGGATTATATCCGTACAGCACGGGCCAAAGGCGTCAAGGAACGGAAGGTCGTCTTCCGCCATGCCCTGCGCAATGCGCTTATTCCAATTATTACGATACTCGGCCTTGATCTTCCGATCCTGGTAGGCGGGGCTGCACTAACAGAGAATGTATTCAACTGGCCGGGAATGGGCCGTTGGTTCGTAGAGATGGCCACTGCACGCGAATATTCGGCACTGATGGCTGTGACTATCGTAACGGCTGTGATGGTCGTCATTGGCAATCTGCTGGCAGATATACTGTATGTCGTAGTTGATCCCCGGGTGAAGCTCGGCAAGCAAGGGGGGAAGGCAGCATGA